A genomic stretch from Sphingomonas faeni includes:
- a CDS encoding acyl-CoA synthetase gives MHPVAHALTTPDKPAYIMAATGETVTYGDLGVRANQGAHLFRSLGLKRGDGIAVLMDNSARYLEVIWAAERTGVYCTCLSSKLTAGEAEYIIRDGDCRVLIASKGCAEVAATLVPMLDDVRRYVVDGAIDGYASYEAARDAKPATPIADPSPGGILLYSSGTTGKPKGVKHALSDEPFGTNVSPLVMLGKGLYGFTPEMVYLSPAPLYHAAPLRWSMAVHQVGGTVVAMEHFDPEAALAAIERYRITHAQWVPTHFIRLLKLPPDIRERYDVSSLKAVWHAAAPCPIPVKQAMIDWWGPIIGEYYAGTEGNGFCAISSAEWLTHKGSVGRNLTAQTMICDEEGNALPPRAEGDVYFAGGGAFEYHNDPAKTAEAANAQGWTTLGDVGWLDEEGYLYLTDRKSFMIISGGVNIYPAEIENLLVTHPKVADVAVIGAPDDEMGEQVVAIVCPADPTEDRAQLAAELSAFARANLSHVKAPRRIDFRETLPRHETGKLYKRLLRDEYWAQPRESA, from the coding sequence ATGCATCCCGTCGCGCACGCGCTGACGACGCCCGACAAGCCCGCCTACATCATGGCGGCGACGGGCGAGACGGTGACGTATGGCGACCTCGGTGTACGCGCGAACCAGGGCGCGCATTTGTTCCGGTCGCTCGGGCTGAAGCGGGGCGATGGGATCGCGGTGCTGATGGACAATTCGGCGCGTTACCTGGAGGTGATCTGGGCGGCAGAGCGCACCGGCGTGTATTGTACCTGCCTGTCGTCGAAGCTGACCGCAGGCGAGGCAGAGTACATCATCCGCGACGGCGATTGCCGGGTTCTGATCGCGAGCAAGGGTTGTGCGGAGGTTGCCGCCACGCTGGTGCCGATGCTCGACGACGTGCGGCGCTACGTGGTCGACGGCGCGATTGACGGGTACGCGTCTTACGAAGCCGCGCGCGACGCAAAGCCCGCCACGCCGATCGCCGACCCCTCGCCCGGCGGCATCCTGCTCTATTCCTCGGGCACGACCGGCAAGCCCAAGGGCGTCAAGCACGCGCTGTCCGACGAGCCGTTCGGCACCAACGTCTCGCCGCTCGTGATGCTCGGCAAGGGGTTGTACGGGTTCACGCCCGAGATGGTCTATCTCTCGCCAGCGCCGCTGTATCACGCGGCGCCATTGCGCTGGTCGATGGCGGTGCATCAGGTCGGCGGCACCGTCGTCGCAATGGAGCATTTCGACCCAGAGGCCGCGCTCGCCGCGATCGAGCGCTATCGGATCACGCACGCGCAATGGGTGCCGACGCACTTCATCCGGTTGCTAAAACTCCCGCCCGACATTCGCGAGCGGTACGACGTGTCGTCGCTGAAGGCTGTGTGGCATGCCGCGGCCCCCTGCCCGATCCCGGTCAAGCAGGCGATGATCGACTGGTGGGGCCCGATCATCGGCGAATATTATGCCGGCACCGAAGGCAACGGGTTCTGCGCGATCTCCAGCGCGGAATGGCTGACGCACAAGGGTTCGGTCGGCCGCAACCTGACCGCGCAGACGATGATCTGCGACGAGGAGGGCAACGCATTGCCCCCTCGCGCGGAAGGTGACGTCTACTTCGCGGGCGGCGGCGCGTTCGAATATCACAACGATCCCGCCAAGACCGCCGAAGCCGCCAACGCGCAGGGGTGGACGACGCTCGGCGATGTCGGCTGGCTCGACGAAGAGGGCTATCTCTACCTCACCGACCGCAAGAGCTTCATGATCATTTCGGGCGGCGTGAACATCTACCCCGCCGAGATCGAGAACCTCCTCGTCACCCATCCGAAAGTCGCCGATGTCGCGGTGATCGGCGCGCCCGACGACGAGATGGGCGAGCAGGTGGTGGCCATCGTCTGCCCCGCCGACCCGACCGAGGATCGCGCGCAACTCGCCGCCGAACTCAGCGCGTTCGCCCGCGCGAACCTCAGCCACGTCAAGGCGCCGCGTCGGATTGACTTTCGTGAGACGTTGCCGCGGCACGAGACGGGGAAGCTCTACAAGCGCCTGCTCCGTGACGAATATTGGGCCCAGCCGAGGGAGTCCGCATGA
- a CDS encoding acyl-CoA dehydrogenase family protein, protein MNFDYSDDQKFLKDEARKFLGAHCGSDRVRAVLDDASKAYDVDLWKAVAAQGWLGAAIPEEFGGLGLGHIELCAIAEELGRACAPIPFASTVYFVAEALMLYGSDAQKIRWLPRIAAGDVIGAFATSEGAGPVTARSVRTSVSGGKLTGEKIPVTDGDVADLIVVLARDGLYLVEQGAGAAIEVLETLDPARSAARLTFDDAPCEKLGTDDGIAATQAVFDRAAVLLAFEQLGGADRCLDMAKGYALDRYAFGRQIGGYQAIMHKLADMYVKNELARSNAYYGAWALNADAAELPLAAATARVAASDAYWFASKENIQTHGGMGFTWESDCHLYYRRSRQLALVAGAPAAWRERLVGHLEMRNAA, encoded by the coding sequence ATGAACTTCGATTATTCCGACGACCAGAAATTCCTCAAGGACGAAGCGCGCAAGTTTCTCGGCGCGCATTGCGGCAGCGACCGTGTCCGCGCGGTGCTCGACGATGCCTCCAAGGCGTATGACGTCGATCTTTGGAAAGCTGTTGCTGCACAAGGCTGGCTCGGCGCGGCAATCCCCGAAGAGTTCGGCGGTCTCGGTCTCGGCCATATCGAACTCTGCGCGATCGCCGAGGAACTGGGGCGAGCCTGCGCGCCGATCCCGTTCGCCTCGACCGTCTATTTCGTGGCGGAAGCGCTCATGTTGTACGGGAGCGACGCGCAGAAGATTCGGTGGCTTCCCCGGATCGCGGCGGGCGATGTCATCGGTGCGTTCGCCACGTCCGAAGGTGCCGGCCCGGTCACCGCACGCTCCGTCCGCACCTCAGTCTCCGGTGGCAAGCTCACCGGCGAGAAGATCCCCGTGACCGATGGTGACGTCGCCGACCTGATCGTCGTCCTCGCGCGCGACGGCCTCTACCTCGTCGAGCAGGGTGCAGGCGCTGCGATCGAGGTGCTGGAAACGCTCGACCCGGCCCGCAGCGCCGCCCGCCTCACCTTCGACGACGCGCCTTGCGAGAAACTCGGCACCGACGACGGCATCGCTGCGACGCAGGCGGTGTTCGATCGCGCCGCCGTCCTCCTCGCGTTCGAGCAGCTCGGGGGGGCGGATCGGTGCCTCGACATGGCGAAGGGGTACGCGCTCGATCGCTACGCATTCGGCCGGCAAATCGGCGGGTATCAGGCGATCATGCACAAGCTCGCCGACATGTACGTCAAGAACGAACTCGCGCGCTCGAACGCCTATTACGGCGCATGGGCGCTGAACGCGGACGCCGCCGAACTCCCGCTAGCCGCGGCCACCGCGCGCGTCGCCGCATCCGACGCATACTGGTTCGCGTCGAAGGAGAACATCCAGACGCATGGCGGAATGGGCTTCACCTGGGAGTCCGACTGCCATCTCTATTACCGCCGCTCGCGTCAGCTCGCGCTGGTAGCCGGCGCCCCCGCAGCGTGGCGCGAACGCCTCGTTGGCCATCTCGAAATGCGCAACGCCGCCTGA